The region ccccctctctctcctggcacccaccccctctctcctggcacccacccccctctctctcctggcacccacccccctctctcctggcacccacccccctctctcctagcacccacccccctctctcctagcacccaacccccctctctctcctagcaccccccccctctctctcctagcacccaccccctctccctctctcctagcacccacccccctctctcctagcaccccccctctctcctagcacccacccccctctctcttagcacccaccccctctctctcctagcacccaccccccctctctcctagcacccacccccctctctctcctagcacccacccccctctctctctctcctggcacccaccccccctctctctcctagcacccaccccccctctctctcctagcacccacccacccccctctctcctagcaccccctctctctcctagcacccaccacACCTcgctctcctagcacccacccccctctctctcctagcacccaccccctctctctctcctggcacccacccccctctctctcctagcacccacccaccccccctctctcctagcaccccctctctctcctagcacccacccctctctcctagcacccacccccctctctccttagcacccacccccccctctctcctagcacccacccccctctctctctagcacccacccccctctctctcctaccacccacccccctctctctccctagcacccacccccctctctctctcctagcacccaaccccccctctctcctagcacccacccccctctctctcctagcacccacccaccccccctctctcctagcacccacccacccacccccctctctcctagcacccacccccctctctctcctagcatccaccccccctctccctctctcctagcacccacccacccccctctctcctagcacccacccacccctctctctcctagcacccccctctctctcctagcacccacccacccctctctcctagcaccccccccctctctctcctagcacccacccacccctctctctcctagcacccacccacccctctctcctagcaccccccctctctcttagcacccaccccctcctctctcctagcacccaccccccccctctctcttagcacccaccccctctctctcctaccacccaccccctctctctcctaccacccacccccctctctcccctagcacccacccccctctctctcctagcacccacccacccccctctctcctagcaccaacccccccccctctcctagcACCAACCCcccctctcctagcacccaccccctctctcctagcacccaaccccccctctctctcctagcacccaccccctctctctcctagcacccaccccctctctctcctggcacccaccccctctctctcctggcacccacccccctctctctcctggcacccacccacccccctctctcctagcaccaaCCCcccctctcctagcacccaccccctctctcctagcacccacccacccacccccctctctcctagcaccccccCTCTCCTAGCaccaacccccctctctcctagcacccaccccctcgctcctagcacccacccccccctctctcctagcacccaccccctctctctcctagcacccacccccctctctctcctagcacccacccccctctctctcctagcacccacccacccctctctcctagcacccacccaccccctctctcctagcacccacccacccctctctctcctagaacACCAAGGTCAGACCAGACAGAGGAATTCCTCGAGGATCAGATTACCTTCTGTGTCGCCCAGCACCACCCCCTCCACCTTGCTGTGGCccaataactagctagctaactgtagtTATGACGTTCCCGAGTTACACCCCCCCgggttgcatagcaacagtacAGGATAGCTTTGGAACTAGCCATAGAAACGTACCTATTTTACAATCTCTGTAGTATTTCTCAATAGGGTAGTCTTTGGTGAAGCCTACTCCTCCCATCCACTCGATGCATTTTGAAGTGGTCAACGTTGCGACCTAATTTACGGAGAGAGGAACAATCAAGATATTGTTAAACAACACAAATACTGTGAGGCCGTTGTATGAAATAGTTTGGATTTGCACTGTTcattccctctattagaagagCAGGGCGAACGGACCCTCTCGGAGCGTGGCGAACGAACCCTCTCGGAGCAGGGTTCTGATACAGGACCAGTCCAGTGATTGCTGATCTACGATCATATACTCTCACTCTGAGTTGCTTTAAGAATATGGGCCTCGGTCTCTACATTGAGCTCACCTCTGAGGTGAAGTACTTGGCCATGCAGGCCTCCTTGATGAAAGGTCTTCCTGCCTCCTTCAGCCGGGCAGCGTTGTAGGTAAGCAACCTGGCAGCCTCTATCTGGGTGGCTACATGGGCAATCTGGTGCTGCATGGCCTGTAACACATTACAGAAGCATCCTTTAGATGTGGTGCTGCATGGCCTGTAACACATTACAGAAGCATCCTTTAGATGTGGTGCTGGATGGCCTGTAACACATTACAGAAGCATCCTTTAGATGTGGTGCTACATGGCCTGTAACACATTACAGAAGCATCCTTTAGATGTGGTGCTGGATGGCCTGTAACACATTACAGAAGCATCCTTTAGATGTGGTGCTGCATGGCCTGTAACACATTACAGAAGCATCCTTTAGATGTGGTGCTGCATGGCCTGTAACACATTACAGAAGCATCCTTTAGATGTGGTGCTGGATGGCCTGTAACACATTACAGAAGCATCCTTTAGATGTGGTGCTACATGGCCTGTAACACATTACAGAAGCATCCTTTAGATGTGGTGCTGCATGGCCTGTAACACATTACAGAAGCATCCTTTAGATGTGGTGCTGGATGGCCTGTAACACATTACAGAAGCATCCTTTAGATGTGGTGCTACATGGCCTGTAACACATTACAGAAGCATCTTTTAGATGTGGTGCTGTAACACATTACAGAAGCATCCTTTAGATGTGGTGCTGCATGGCCTGTAACACATTATAGAAGCATACTTTAGATGTGGTGCTGCATGGCCTGTAACACATTACAGAAGCATCCTTTAGATGTGGTGCTGTAACACATTACAGAAGCATCCTTTAGATGTGGTGCTGTAACACATTATAGAAGCATCCTTTAGATGTGGTGCTGCATGGCCTGTAACACATTACAGAAGCATCCTTTAGATGTGGTGCTGTAACACATTATAGAAGCATACTTTAGATGTGGTGCTGCATGGCCTGTAACACATTACAGAAGCATCCTTTAGATGTGGTGCTGTAACACATTACAGAAGCATCCTTTAGATGTGGTGCTGGATGACCTGTAACACATTACAGAAGTATCACGATCACTAGTGTGCTGGAGTTTCCGTTCAATACAACACTGGTTGTGTGTGGCTcaggtggtagagcatggcgcttgcaatgccagggctgtgggttcgattcccgctggGGCCAGCCAGGCTAAAACGTATGCaggcatgactaagtcgctttggattttttttttaaagtgtttgCTAAATGgccttgattattattattattattattatattaaaaACGGAGAACAATGGAGGCTTTTAAAATAAATCACAAAGATTAGTTTGATAGAAGCCAGTAAGCCACACACTGATCATAGCAGCAACACCTACAAGTGGAGAAACATTACATTTAATATCCAGGAAAtgtataaaaatgttttaaatgaatACGTTTTACCTGGAAGTCGAAGATGCGTTTGCCAAACTGAACCCTCTGTCTGGTGTAGGGAACGGCGTGGTCGAAGCAACCCTGAGCCAATCCCAACATCTGAGCAGCGATACCAATCCTGCCTTCATTCAGCATGCCGATGGCGTACTTGTACCCGTGGCCGACCTGACCCAAGATGTTCTTCTCAGGAACCTTCAACAAAATCAGAATCGAATTTTATTCAATCGTAAAGTACATTTCCACGTACCCAGAATTTGACTTGGTGAAGTGTTGGTGGCAGCAACACACAAAATATTAGGCTCTGTTCCCCCGACTAAAACAactgttggtcgaccaagagtCCTCTGTTCTTtcgaaattaaaaaaaaaaaagttgtatttttttttcagaTCGATAGATATAGACACACCCTACGTGTTTAATAAAAATCAACTACattcactgagcttgtctgatgctttaagcgcactgtttgattaaataattaaagaCACAAAATGATTCAATAGGGTGTTAGACGGCACTTGCAACGCTGTGTAACAATAAAACAATTTTAAAAAGCAGCGAATGCCTGTGTTGCTGGGGAACGTTGTCccgctctcctccctgctgcagctagCAGGCATCACAATACAGCAATAGTGTTTATTGTGCTGTCCGTGCTGCAACATAATTACAGACATTTCTACTTGTTGTTTctctgactgaaaagttctgttaGCGTAAATTTGTCCGTCTAAATACATCTAGTCCTCGCTCTCTTTATGTGACCAATAGTACCTGACCTATAGCCTATCATAATCCCTATTAATTGGTTATAAACTCCGAATACGTTGACAGCAAAATGGATACGGAGGATGTGAATAAGAAACTTGAAAACGggggaatgtttactggttgctcaggagggaaCGGGAAAGTCAGATACGTGGAAGACATTTGATTTAGTTGTGGAAACTACTAGAGATATGAGAAAAAAACACACCAAACAGCTGTTAGATTACAAAGAGAACATCTCACCATTTGGAACAGCGTAAACATTTTTAAGTGTACCAGAGAGTCTGTTCATAACGGATTGTAAAATAACGCAATTGCTGACACATTgcggtttatttattgtttaggcTAATTATTCAAGGCTACTTTTATTTCCttttaaaactaaaatgtttTGATTACATTTCTAAGCATGAATGACtcgtatgctgtgtgatgacacGAACGAACGATTGATTGATTGGGTATAGGAGGTGTGGTATTTGGCCAATataacacggctaagggctgttcttaggcacgacgcaacacGGAGGTAACCAATACGCTGGTTACCTTTGCCATTACGCACATAGCAACGGTAACCAATACGCTGGTTACCTTTGCCATTACGCACATAGCAACGGTAACCAATACGCTGGTTACCTTTGCTATTACGCACATAGCAACGTGGTCTAAGGAAAGAGGGCAAAGTCAACGGCGCACTGAAGATCATGGTTCAGAACGACGGACAGCGACAGCTATCCAACGAGGGAGAAAACACATTcgttataaaataatattttttttttattagtgttgcactgttgttcttacataatataaccaataTATAATCATTTCAGTAGCACATGTCTTAACAGTGATGGACTATGCCATCCCCACGGCCTCAGCAACGGATTGGTCCACTCGGACAGACGCAAATCACATGGGTGTCTTGTACGCCAATGAAAAACAATGTAATAATTTCagactgctcgactaaagaaatctctGTCGACTAACAGCCTATCGAGCAAAAAATGGACCAGTCAATTAAACGGGGTCAGCCCTACAAAATATATAGACAGAATCTAAAATATGGATACAATAAAAAACAAAAACGGCCACTTCTAGAGAGTACAGACACATTTCCTATAATCAGCTAGAAGGTAGAGTCATTATTATACACGTACATTACCGTTCAATCAACATgcttctgatctgatgaaacaggTTGATGCCTATCAGATTCACCTTTTCATTGCTGCTTGTTGTTACTGTTTATATTTAAAATGTGTGTGGTCTCTACCTTGATGTTATCCAGGTTGAAGAGCCTACCTACCTTGATGTTGTCCAGGTTGAAGAGCCCACCTACCTTGATGTTATCCAGGTTGAAGAGCCTACCTACCTTGATGTTATCCAGGTTGAAGAGCCTACCTACCTTGATGTTGTCCAGGTTGAGAGGACAGGTTGAAGAGCCTACCTACCTTGATGTTATCCAGGTTGAAGAGCCTACCTACCTTGATGTTGTCCAGGTTGAAGAGCCTACCTACCTTGATGTTATCCAGGTTGAAGAGCCTACCATGATGTTATCCAGGTTGAGAGGACAGGTTGAAGAGCCTACCTACCTTGATGTTATCCAGGTTGAAGAGCGTACCTACCTTGATGTTATCCAGGTTGAGAGGACAGGTTGAAGAGCCTACCTACCTTGATATTGTCCAGGTTGAAGAGCCTACGTACCTTGATGTTGTCCAGGTTGAAGAGCCTACCTACCTTGATATTATCCAGGTTGAGAGGACAGGTTGAACAGCCTACCTACCTTGATGTTATCCAGGTTGAGAGGACAGGTTGAAGAAGCTCTCAGACCCAGTTTGTTCTCCTTCTTGCCGATCTGAAGCCCCTCGGTGTCTCTGTCCACGATGAAGCAGGTGATACCTCTGTGACCCTGTCAACAAAAGAGGAAGATACTGTCATTTACTGCTTGATACAAAAATCACTaaactttattggtcacatacacaggtTCCAACACCGTATAAAACCAGGAAGGAGCCGTTTCCTAGGAGCTACCTCTCAACAGGACATATCAAACACTAAGGAGAAACTCCTCTACAGCCTGAAGACAaacactaccataactactacaGGTTAGAAGGATTGGAATAACTAAGTTACCGGACCATGAGGCCTGGAAATCAAGGATATGTTCCTTAGACATGAAacggggggaaaaaaactgtTCAAAACAGAGGGAAACGGAGGTActatctgaacttgtccaatgaTAAATTACGTTTTCATTTTCCGTTGCACAGCGTTTTTAAAATGGTATGCGTCGGTGTGCCCCTAATGAACTAGACCCTGTTGTTTGGTAACTGCGTGGGTTTGTTCGGTGACTGCATGTGTTTGAACTCACAGCAGACGGGTCCACGTTGGCCATCACCAGAAACACACCAGCTTGCTCTGCGTTACTGATCCACATCTTGGAACCGTTGATGACGTAATAGTCCCAGTGTTTGTCAGCACGCGTCTTCAGAGAGAAGGCATCGCTCCCCGACTCTGCTTCTGACAGGCAGAAACTACCAACCTACAAGACAGGACAACAAGGTATCAGTATCATTACATGGACAGGTCTGGAACTACCAACCTACAGGACAACAAGGTATCATTACATGGACAGGTCTGGAACTACCAACCTACAGAACAACAAGGTATCAGTATCATTACATGGACAGGTCTGGAACTACCAACCTACAGGACAACAAGGTATCAGTATCATTACATGGACAGGTCTGGAACTACCAACCTACAGGACAACAAGGTATCATTACATGGACAGGTCTGGAACTACCAACCTACAGAACAACAAGGTATCAGTATCATTACATGGACAGGTCTGGAACTACCAACCTACAGGACAACAAGGTATCAGTATCATTACATGGACAGGTCTGGAACTACCAACCTACAGAACAACAAGGTATCAGTATCATTACATGGACAGGTCTGGAACTACCAACCTACAGGACAACAAGGTATCATTACATGGACAGGTCTGGAACTACCAACCTACAGAACAACAAGGTATCAGTATCATTACATGGACAGGTCTGGAACTACCAACCTACAGGACAACAAGGTATCAGTATCATTACATGGACAGGTCTGGAACTACCAACCTACAGAACAACAAGGTATCAGTATCATTACATGGACAGGTCTGGAACTACCAACCTACAGGACAACAAGGTATCAGTATCATTACATGGACAGGTCTGGAACTACCAACCTACAGGACAACAAGGTATCATTACATGGACAGGTCTGGAACTACCAACCTACAGGACAACAAGGTATCATTACATGGACAGGTCTGGAACTACCAACCTACAGGACAACAAGGTATCATTACATGGACAGGTCTGGAACTACCAACCTTCAGGACAACAAGGTATCAGTATCATTACATGGGCGggacacagtgccttcagaaagtattcataccccttcaccAATGTTCCCTCATTTTTTGAGGCACTGAGCAAATTGTAGGACTTGTGAGTGGAAACATGAACATTGAGAATTTTGTGCAACTTTTTCGGCGAGCGTTTACAGTGAACACagaggctgtacccttacagttttagacagtagccaataggctgaaccctgacagttttagacagtagccaataggctggaccctgacagttttagacagtagccaataggctgaacccttacagttatagacagtagccaataggctgaacccttacagttttagacagtagccaataggttaTTGTGGATATTGGACTATAATGTAGGTCTACCTATATATATAGTGCAAACTAAATGGGGCGAACTCAGTTAAATTCAATCTCTTGCGTTTCCTCCGCGCGGCATGGCGTTTCCCCCCGCCCGGCTGTCCTGGAGGAAGTGCGCGACCAGTTAACGGAACATTGCCCTTGATTcatttccacatttagttgtgttacaccCTGAACTCAAAACCGGATTTGTTGCGGATAATAATCAGTGCGTGATGATTTAGTGCACACACAATTTACTTTTTCGCTTATGCTttcatgtacagaataaaaatctgAAGTTCAatatgtttccatcgcattttcaactctaccaataGTTTTGTCCAAaaactggtcccgtgtggctcagttggtagagcatggtgtttgcaatgccagggttgtgggttcgatttccatgggggaccagtacggggaaaaaatttatgaaatgtatgcattcactactgtaagtcgctctggataagagcgtctgctaaatgactaaaatgtaaatgtaaatgactcCCCCCCCAACCATCTAAAAAATGCGtaaactcagatttttttcttcatattcgCATATGTTGTAGTTTAGACCCTACTTGTTCCCaccatcggttgagacacaacatgctcttaAACACAGAGTGGGTCATTtcaaatcatagaaatataaattATAGAATGTACCTATCActtcagaccactgcaatttagctggtacaccATTGGCATTTAAATGTAATTGAAATATTAACTTCTAATTACTACCCCAAATATGGCTGCCATTGAATGACAACTTAAATGGTAATGTCTATTCTATTATAtctatgatttcaataggtttcctatggagGATTGACAGTATACTTTAAAACTACAGATATTACTACcatttatcagccaaaacatTATACCCATCCTGTATTCAAGATCCTGCCGTGTCTCAACCAATGGTGGgcacaatatttaaaaaaaacctcAGCTGTAAAATATGGTCCAAGATACAACACGAAGaataagaagaaaaaaacagaGTGAAgaatgaagcaggttttcctctaggattttacctgtgcttagctctattccgttaattttttttatcctgaaaaactccccagtacttaacgattacaagcatacccataacatgatgcagccactatacataacactttgtatccaGGACAAAgttaattactttgccacattttgttcagtattacatttacatttaagtcatttagcagacgctcttatccagagcgacttactttagtgccttgttgctacCCGTAAATCAAAACACATAGGCCACATTTTTTTCTCTCGGCTAGAAACCTGTTTAATAAAAATCAACACGACGTGCAACCTGTTAGTCACTCACCATGTCTGTTGACAGTCGGCTGAGATACCGTTCTTTCTGGGCCGCGGTCCCCAGCTTGGTAAACAGTGTGTTGATGAGGGTGTTCTGGATGTCACACAGCACTGCCACGGAGGCGTCCACTTTGGCCAGCTCCTCAATGACCAGGATGGAGGAGAAGAACGTGGATCCGGTGCCGCCGTACTCTGGGTCGATCTCTATGCCCATCAGCTGGGAAGTGACAATGAATCATCTGACAAATTAATGGGGAATACTCAGGTACATACAACAGGTGGTGTTCTATTTGTTTTGACAACAGGGGCGGTGTTCTTTTTGTTTTGAcaacggggggggggggtgttctttTTGTTTTGACAACAGGGGGGGGTGTTCTTTTTGTTTTGACAACAGGGGGGGGTGTTCTTTTTGTTTTGACAACAGGGCGGTGTTCTTTTTGTTTTGACAACAGGGGCGGTGTTCTTTTTGTTTTGACAACATGGCGGTGTTCTTTTTGTTTTGACAACAGGGTGGTGTTCAGGACACATGTCCAGGTAGTCTCTCCATGTATTAGTCCATTTTCTTATGTTTGGTGTCTAATGAACATGATGGCGGTAAGTTAGGTTTCTTCCACGGTAACAGAATTATGCTGGGACTTCCAAATGTTactaaacaaaaaaaatacatttatttaaaagtttaacaaaccaactCCATGCACAAGGACTCATTTGAACAATTTCCATTGaatattttacaaaaacacattcactGGAAGAACTGCGCCGatacaaagtttggtaacagaatttcggTAAAATCTCCCTCTGTTTTTTTATGTGAGAACGCTTTACAAAAACTCAAAATAtacactgggtgtacaaaacattaggaacacattcctaatactgagttgcaccccctttttccttcagaacagactcagttcatcaggtcatggactctacaaggtgtcgaaagcatccacag is a window of Salmo salar chromosome ssa18, Ssal_v3.1, whole genome shotgun sequence DNA encoding:
- the acadsb gene encoding short/branched chain specific acyl-CoA dehydrogenase, mitochondrial; protein product: MASPLLRCFSKVGRQVSRPWSVCQHGLRNRSTQPDVSAEQAAALGVSYPPLQTYSEEEGMMRDAVNKFAQERLAPFVSKMDENSHMDPEVIKSLFEQGLMGIEIDPEYGGTGSTFFSSILVIEELAKVDASVAVLCDIQNTLINTLFTKLGTAAQKERYLSRLSTDMVGSFCLSEAESGSDAFSLKTRADKHWDYYVINGSKMWISNAEQAGVFLVMANVDPSAGHRGITCFIVDRDTEGLQIGKKENKLGLRASSTCPLNLDNIKVPEKNILGQVGHGYKYAIGMLNEGRIGIAAQMLGLAQGCFDHAVPYTRQRVQFGKRIFDFQAMQHQIAHVATQIEAARLLTYNAARLKEAGRPFIKEACMAKYFTSEVATLTTSKCIEWMGGVGFTKDYPIEKYYRDCKIGTIYEGTTNIQLSTMAKFIDKEYDH